Proteins encoded in a region of the Pseudomonas viciae genome:
- the thrS gene encoding threonine--tRNA ligase, giving the protein MPTITLPDGSQRSFDHPVSVAEVAASIGAGLAKATLAGKVNGKLVDASDVIDSDATLQIITPKDEEGLEIIRHSCAHLVGHAVKQLYPSAKMVIGPVIDEGFYYDIAFERPFTPDDMAAIEQRMQQLIEKDYDVIKKVTPRAEVIEVFKARGEDYKLRLVEDMPDEQAMGLYYHEEYVDMCRGPHVPNTRFLKSFKLTKLSGAYWRGDAKNEQLQRVYGTAWADKKQLAAYIQRIEEAEKRDHRKIGKRLGLFHTQEESPGMVFWHPNGWTLYQVLEQYMRQVQRENGYLEIKTPQVVDRSLWEKSGHWANYADNMFTTQSENRDYAIKPMNCPCHVQVFNQGLKSYRELPMRLAEFGACHRNEPSGALHGIMRVRAFTQDDAHIFCTEEQMQAESAAFIKLTMDVYRDFGFTEVEMKLSTRPEKRVGSDELWDRAEAALAAALDSAGLAYDLQPGEGAFYGPKIEFSLKDCLGRVWQCGTLQLDFNLPIRLGAEYVSEDNSRKHPVMLHRAILGSFERFVGILIEHYEGAFPAWLAPTQAVIMNITDKQADFAAEVEKTLNQSGFRAKSDLRNEKIGFKIREHTLLKVPFLLVIGDREVEMQTVAVRTREGADLGSMPVAEFAEFLAQAVSRRGRPDLE; this is encoded by the coding sequence ATGCCAACTATTACTCTTCCCGACGGCAGTCAACGTTCATTCGATCACCCGGTTTCCGTAGCCGAGGTCGCCGCATCCATCGGTGCAGGCCTGGCCAAGGCCACCCTGGCCGGCAAGGTCAACGGCAAACTGGTCGACGCCAGTGACGTCATCGACAGCGACGCCACGCTGCAAATCATCACGCCAAAGGATGAAGAGGGGCTGGAGATCATTCGCCACTCTTGTGCGCACCTGGTCGGCCATGCGGTCAAGCAGCTGTATCCGAGCGCGAAGATGGTCATCGGGCCGGTCATCGATGAAGGCTTCTATTACGACATCGCCTTTGAGCGTCCTTTCACCCCGGACGACATGGCCGCTATCGAACAGCGCATGCAGCAGCTGATCGAGAAAGATTACGACGTCATCAAGAAAGTCACCCCACGCGCCGAAGTCATCGAAGTCTTCAAGGCTCGTGGCGAGGACTACAAGCTGCGTCTGGTGGAAGACATGCCGGACGAACAGGCCATGGGCCTGTACTACCACGAAGAATACGTCGACATGTGCCGCGGTCCGCACGTGCCGAACACGCGTTTCCTGAAATCCTTCAAGCTGACCAAGCTGTCCGGCGCCTACTGGCGTGGCGATGCGAAGAACGAACAGTTGCAGCGTGTCTATGGCACCGCCTGGGCCGACAAGAAGCAACTGGCGGCCTACATTCAGCGTATCGAAGAAGCCGAGAAGCGCGATCACCGCAAGATCGGCAAGCGCCTGGGCCTGTTCCACACCCAGGAAGAGTCCCCGGGCATGGTGTTCTGGCACCCGAACGGCTGGACCCTGTACCAGGTGCTCGAGCAGTACATGCGTCAGGTCCAGCGTGAAAACGGCTACCTCGAGATCAAGACGCCGCAAGTGGTGGACCGCAGCCTGTGGGAGAAGTCCGGGCACTGGGCCAACTACGCCGACAACATGTTCACCACCCAGTCGGAAAACCGCGACTACGCCATCAAGCCGATGAACTGCCCTTGCCACGTGCAGGTGTTCAACCAGGGCCTGAAAAGCTACCGCGAGCTGCCGATGCGCCTGGCCGAGTTCGGTGCCTGTCACCGTAACGAGCCGTCCGGTGCGCTGCACGGCATCATGCGTGTGCGTGCGTTTACCCAGGACGATGCGCACATCTTCTGCACCGAAGAGCAGATGCAGGCCGAATCCGCCGCGTTCATCAAGCTGACCATGGATGTCTACCGGGACTTCGGCTTCACCGAAGTCGAAATGAAGCTGTCCACTCGTCCGGAAAAACGCGTTGGCTCCGACGAGCTGTGGGATCGCGCCGAAGCGGCGCTGGCCGCTGCCCTCGATAGCGCGGGCCTTGCGTACGACCTGCAGCCGGGCGAGGGGGCTTTCTACGGTCCGAAGATCGAGTTCTCGCTGAAAGATTGCCTTGGTCGCGTGTGGCAGTGTGGTACCCTGCAGCTCGATTTTAACCTGCCGATCCGTCTGGGCGCCGAATACGTGTCCGAAGACAACAGCCGCAAGCACCCGGTCATGCTTCACCGCGCGATCCTCGGTTCCTTTGAGCGTTTTGTCGGGATTCTGATCGAACACTACGAGGGTGCGTTCCCTGCGTGGCTGGCACCGACCCAGGCAGTGATCATGAATATCACTGATAAACAGGCAGATTTTGCCGCTGAAGTCGAAAAAACTCTCAATCAAAGCGGATTTCGTGCCAAGTCCGACTTGAGAAATGAAAAGATCGGCTTTAAAATCCGCGAGCATACTTTGCTCAAGGTTCCCTTTCTCTTGGTTATCGGAGATCGGGAGGTCGAGATGCAGACTGTCGCTGTGCGTACTCGTGAAGGTGCTGACCTGGGCTCGATGCCCGTCGCCGAATTCGCTGAGTTCCTCGCGCAAGCGGTTTCCCGGCGTGGTCGCCCAGATTTGGAGTAA
- a CDS encoding nucleoside hydrolase, producing MYRYAQKMHQLFRSLLLLSLITATSAQAAEKIDLIIDTDPGADDVVALLFALASPEELHIRALTTVAGNVRLDKTSRNARLAREWAGREDVPVYAGAPKPLMRTPIYAENIHGKEGLSGVTVHEPKQGLAKGNAVNYLIDTLKAAKPHSITIAMLGPQTNLALALIQEPDIAQGIKEVVIMGGAHFNGGNITPVAEFNLFADPQAAEIVAKSGLKLTYLPLDVTHKVLTSEARLKQIAALNNNASKLVGDILNEYVKGDMEHYGMTGGPVHDATVIAYLLKPQLFTGRSVNLVVDSREGPTFGQTIVDWYDGLKAPKNAFWVENGDAQGFFDLLTERLARLK from the coding sequence ATGTACCGCTATGCTCAAAAAATGCATCAACTGTTCCGGAGTCTGCTGCTTTTGTCCTTGATCACCGCTACAAGCGCCCAGGCGGCGGAAAAAATCGACCTGATCATCGACACCGATCCGGGGGCCGATGACGTGGTGGCGCTGCTGTTCGCCCTGGCGTCCCCCGAGGAGTTGCATATCCGCGCGCTGACCACGGTGGCGGGCAATGTGCGCCTGGACAAGACCTCTCGCAATGCTCGCCTGGCGCGGGAGTGGGCGGGGCGCGAAGATGTGCCCGTGTATGCTGGCGCGCCGAAGCCATTGATGCGTACGCCGATCTATGCGGAAAACATCCATGGCAAGGAAGGCCTGTCGGGTGTCACCGTGCACGAGCCGAAGCAGGGGTTGGCCAAGGGCAATGCCGTCAATTACCTGATCGATACCCTCAAGGCCGCCAAGCCCCACAGCATCACCATCGCCATGCTCGGCCCGCAGACCAACCTGGCCCTGGCGCTGATCCAGGAACCGGACATCGCCCAGGGCATCAAGGAAGTGGTGATTATGGGCGGCGCGCACTTCAACGGCGGCAACATCACGCCAGTGGCCGAATTCAATCTGTTCGCCGATCCACAGGCAGCGGAGATCGTCGCGAAAAGTGGCCTGAAGCTGACGTATCTGCCCCTGGACGTGACCCACAAGGTCCTCACCAGCGAAGCGCGCCTGAAGCAGATCGCCGCGCTGAACAACAACGCCAGCAAGCTGGTGGGCGATATCCTCAACGAATACGTCAAGGGCGACATGGAACACTACGGCATGACGGGTGGGCCGGTACATGACGCGACGGTGATTGCCTACCTGCTCAAGCCGCAATTGTTTACCGGTCGTTCGGTCAACCTGGTGGTGGACAGTCGCGAAGGCCCGACTTTCGGCCAGACCATCGTCGACTGGTACGACGGCCTGAAGGCGCCGAAGAATGCCTTCTGGGTGGAAAACGGTGATGCCCAGGGCTTCTTTGACCTGCTGACCGAGCGTCTGGCGCGCCTCAAGTAA
- a CDS encoding cold-shock protein yields MSNRQTGTVKWFNDEKGFGFITPQGGGDDLFVHFKAIESDGFKSLKEGQTVSFVAEKGQKGMQAAQVRPE; encoded by the coding sequence ATGTCTAATCGCCAAACCGGCACCGTTAAATGGTTCAACGATGAAAAAGGCTTCGGCTTCATCACTCCTCAAGGTGGCGGTGACGACCTGTTCGTACACTTCAAAGCTATCGAAAGCGACGGTTTCAAAAGCCTGAAAGAAGGCCAGACCGTTTCCTTCGTGGCTGAGAAAGGCCAAAAGGGTATGCAAGCTGCACAAGTTCGTCCTGAGTAA
- a CDS encoding I78 family peptidase inhibitor, with protein sequence MPWKLVSLSTLLAAAFLSGCSSTSESTPDPVAAESGSGRCEAKAAEFAIGKQASPQLLEQARTRAGAQIARFLKPNDMVTLEYRSDRLNLNTDANLLVNRVNCG encoded by the coding sequence ATGCCTTGGAAGCTCGTGTCATTGAGTACTTTGCTGGCCGCCGCGTTCTTGAGCGGTTGCAGCAGCACCTCTGAATCGACCCCCGACCCCGTGGCCGCCGAGAGTGGTAGCGGCCGCTGCGAAGCAAAGGCTGCCGAGTTCGCCATCGGTAAACAGGCCTCGCCGCAACTGCTGGAACAGGCCCGCACTCGTGCCGGCGCGCAGATTGCCCGGTTCCTCAAGCCCAACGACATGGTCACGCTCGAATACCGCTCTGATCGCCTGAATCTCAATACCGATGCCAACCTGCTGGTCAATCGGGTGAACTGCGGCTGA
- the infC gene encoding translation initiation factor IF-3 has translation MIIKREMRQDKRAAPKAPINENISAREVRLIGADGEQIGIVSIDEALRIAEEAKLDLVEISADAVPPVCRVMDYGKSIFEKKKQVAAAKKNQKQIQVKEIKFRPGTEEGDYQVKLRNLVRFLSDGDRAKVSLRFRGREMAHQELGMELLKRVEQDLLEYGSVEQHPKMEGRQLIMVIAPKKKK, from the coding sequence ATTATTATTAAGCGTGAAATGAGACAAGATAAACGAGCTGCACCGAAAGCCCCGATCAACGAGAATATCTCGGCACGCGAGGTTCGGTTAATTGGCGCTGACGGCGAGCAGATTGGCATCGTCTCGATTGATGAAGCGCTTCGTATTGCTGAAGAAGCCAAGCTTGATCTGGTAGAAATTTCCGCAGACGCAGTCCCACCGGTTTGCCGGGTGATGGACTACGGCAAGTCGATCTTCGAAAAGAAGAAACAAGTTGCTGCGGCGAAGAAAAACCAGAAGCAGATTCAGGTAAAAGAAATCAAGTTTCGTCCAGGGACGGAGGAAGGGGATTACCAGGTAAAACTGCGCAACCTGGTACGTTTCCTGAGTGATGGGGACAGGGCCAAGGTATCCTTGCGATTCCGCGGCCGTGAGATGGCCCACCAGGAGCTGGGGATGGAACTCCTCAAGCGGGTTGAACAAGACCTGCTCGAGTACGGTTCGGTCGAACAGCATCCTAAGATGGAAGGACGCCAGCTGATCATGGTCATCGCCCCGAAAAAGAAGAAGTAA